GGATGCGCCGGATCGACCGCGCGCTGGCGGAAGAGGCGCTGCAGAGAAAGGCGATCCGCTACGACTCCTCCGGCGAGGAGCACTACAACGTCATCTCGGCGTTCATCAAGAGCATGCGGGCGAGCAACGTCGATGCGTCGATCTACTGGCTCGCGCGCCTGATCGAAGCCGGCGAGGATCCGCTCTTCATCGCACGCCGCATGGTGATCTTCGCGAGCGAGGACATCGGCCTTGCGGATCCGCACGCGCTGCCGCTCGCAATCGCGGCGCGCGATGCTTTGCATTTCGTCGGAATGCCGGAGGGACGCATTCCGCTTGCCCACGCGGTCGCGTACCTGGCCGGTGCACCGAAATCGAACCACGCGTACATGGCCATCGGCGAGGCGCTCGCCGAAGTTCGCGAGAGCGGCGCGCTGCCGGTGCCGCTGCATCTGCGCAACGCACCAACCGGAATGATGAAGAAGCTCGGATACGGCCGCGATTACGCGTATCCGCACCCGGATGCGGAAAAGGCCGCCGGTCAGCAGTACCTTCCCGATGCCCTCAAAGGCCGGAAGTTTTTCCGCCCGAAAGACAAATGATCCTCATGTGATGAGTCAGCGCGACGCTCTTTTCGAACGTCTTTTTCGCGAGTAGAATCGCGTCATGTCGGAGTCGCCCGAGAGCTCGGCGTATACCGCGCAGCGATACTTTGCGCTTGCCGAAGAGGGCCTGCTGTCGCCCGATGAGCGGGTCGAGCTGCTCGAAGGACTCATCGTCGCGATGGCGCCGCAGTCGCCTGCGCACGCGGCGGCGGTCTGGCGGACAACCCATGCGCTCGAACGATGCGTCAGCCAGGGGGCGATCGTACGTGCGCAATGTTCGTTCATTGCCTCGGAGTTTTCGGTGCCCGAGCCTGACGTCTGCATCGTCGAAGGCAGCATCGAGGATTACGAGCGCGTTCATCCGAGCCGGGCGCTGCTGATCGTGGAAATCGCCTCGAGCAGCCTCGCGCCGGATCGCCTTACCAAAAGCCGCATCTACGCAGCGGCCGCGATTCCCCAGTACTGGATTGTCAATCTGCGTGACGGCGTCGTCGAGTCGTACACCGATCCGGACCCGCCGGCCCGCGTCTACAAACGAACTGTTGTACACCGACGTGACGAGACGATTCGTGTCGTCGCGCTGCCGGAATGCTCGGTTCGGGTGGAGGACCTGTTCCCGCGCGAGCGCCCCGCTTCCAGCGACTGACCGCCGCAGCCGAGTGAGACAGCCGGCAGTTTGCCCGTCATCGCTCACGAACGAACCGTTGATTGGCAGTTTTTCTTCATCCGGATGTCGGCTCCGGCTATGGTCCGTCGTCCTTGAGCAAGTTGGCTGCCGCAATGAGCAGCCGGGAGACTGCGCCATGCTGTACGCCGTGCTCTGCTACAACTCCGAAGAGATGGTCTGCGCGTGGACCAAGGAAGAGGACGACGCCGTGATGGCGAAGCTCTCCGTCGTTCACGACAAGTGGGACAAAGCCGGGAAGCTCAAGCCGTCGATCCGCCTGCTTCCGACGTCGGCCGCCACGACTCTCCACAAAACCAGAGACCTCGTCGTCGACGGTCCGTACGCGGAAACCAAGGAGCAGCTTCTCGGCTTCTACATCGTCGACGTCAGCGGACTCGAAGAAGGCCTCGCGTTCGCACGCGAGCTCGCTGCCGCAAACCCCGGCGGAGCGTACGAGCTGAGGCCGATCCGGCTCTACCTCCCGGGTAATGCCGTCGAGGCCGTCTACTCGCGATGACCGATCCGGCCTGGATCGAAGCGGCGCTGGTCTCGGCCAGGCCGCAGGCGGTGGCCGCGCTGCTGCGCTACTTCCGCGATCTCGATTCGGCCGAGGAAGCGTTCCAGGAGGCCAGCCTGCGGGCGCTCAAGCACTGGCCGGTCAACGGCCCGCCACGTGACGCGACGGCATGGCTGATCATGGTCGGCCGCAACGCGGCGCTCGATGCCGTGAAGCGCCGCGCGAGGAACGCGCCGCTCCCCGACGAAACGCTGCTTCCCGATCCCGAGGAGATCGACCTCGCCGAACGCCTCGACGAGAGCGGCTATCGCGACGACATCCTGCGCCTGCTGTTCGTCTGCTGTCATCCGGATCTCCCGTCGACGCAGCAGATCGCGCTGGCGCTGCGCATCGTATCCGGACTTTCCGTAAAACAGCTGGCGCGCGCGTTCCTCGTCAGCGAGGACGCGATGGAGCAGCGCATCACGCGTGCGAAAGCGCGGATCGCCGGTGCCGGCGTTCCGTTCGAGACGCCCGGCGCCGCAGAGCGAGTCGAACGGCTCGCCGCGGTCCTTGCGATGATCTACCTCGTCTTCAACGAGGGTTATTCGGCCGGACCGGGTGACGATGCGCGCGCGCAACTTGCCGACGAAGCGATCCGCCTCGGCCGGCTGCTGCTGCGCATGTTCTCGTCCGAGCCCGAAGTGATGGGGCTGCTCGCGCTGATGCTGCTTCACCATTCGCGCTCCATCGCACGCTTCGACGCGAACGGCGAAGTCATCCTGCTCGAAGACCAGGACCGCAACCTGTGGCGCAGCGCGATGATCCAGGAAGGCCTTGCGCTCGTCGACAAGGCGATCCGTCATCGAAGCCCCGGTCCGTACCAGGTGCAGGCCGCGATCGGCGGGCTTCATGCGCGTGCGCGAACATTCGAAGAAACCGACTGGAATTCGATCGAACGGCTGTACGAGGCACTCGAGCGGATGCAGCCGTCGCCGGTCGTCACGCTCAACCGTGCGGTCGTCGTCTCGAGGATTCGCGGGCCGCAGGCTGCGCTTGATCTCATCGATCCGCTCGAGGCGCGCCTGTCCGGATACTTCCACTTCCACGGGGCGCGCGGAGCGCTGCTGCTCAAGCTCGGCCGCAGGAAAGAGGCTCACCAGGCCTTCGACCGCGCGATCTCGCTGGCGAATACGCCGGCCGAAGCCGCCCATATCCGCATGCACATCGACCGGCTGACCACCGATCCGGCCGACGCGGACAACGGAGAATAATTTCGCGCCGCTGTCGGAACCGCCCGTGCCCGCGCGTTCCTTGGTCAACTGGCCCGAATCCCCGAACAGGAGAACCGCAATGACCACCACCAATACCGACCGACAGCTCGTGCTGACCCGCGTGATCGATGCAACGCCGGAGAAGATCTTCCGCTGCTGGACGACGCCCGAGCTGCTGCAGAAATGGTTCGCGCCCAAGCCGTGGACGACTCCGGTCGCCGAGCTCGACGTACGCGCCGGCGGCGCCAGCAACATCGTGATGCGCTCGCCCGAAGGTGCCGATTATCCGGCGCCCGGCATCTATCTCGAGGTCGTTCCCAACCGGAAGCTCGTGTTCACCGATGCATTCTCGGCGGGCTGGATTCCGGCGGGCGAGCCTTTCATGACCGCCGAGATCACGCTCGAACCGACGGCCGACGGCAAGACCGTCTACACCGCGACGGCGCGCCACTGGACCTCCGAAGCCTGCGAGCGCCACATCAAGATGGGTTTCCACGAAGGCTGGGGTCAGTGCACGACGCAGCTCGAGGAGCTGGCGAAGTCGATCTGACTTCGGCTGGCGGATGGCAGCGACGTCACGCCGACTTCGCGAACCCACGAACGCGAAGTCGGCATGATCTCACGTCGTCAGAACTTCACTTCCGGCACGGCCTTCGCGGACTCGGGCGCTTCGAAGTACGGGCGCGGCCCGAAGCCGAACAGACGACCGAGCAGATTGGTCGGAAAGCTCTTCGCCGTCGTGTTGTAGGTCTGCGCGGCTTCGTTGTAGCGCATGCGTGCTACGGCCAGCCGGTTTTCGGTGCCGGCAAGCTCGTCCTGCAGGCGCAGGAAATTCTGGTCGGACTTGAGCTCGGGATATTTCTCGACGACCACGAGCAGACGCGACAGCGCGCTGCTCAGCTCGTTCGATGCCGCCATCGCCTCGGCCGGATTACCTGCACCGGCAACGCGACTTCGTGCTTCGGTGACCTTGATCAGCACGTCTTTTTCCTGCTGTGCGAAGCCTTTGACGGTGTTGACCAGATTCGGAATCAGATCGTTGCGGCGCTGGAGCTGGTTCTGGACTTCGCTCCACGCCGAGTCGACGGCTTCGTTCTGGCGGACGAGCGTGTTGTAGCCGCAGCCCGGCAACGTCAGCAGTGCGATCCATCCAAAGATCGTCCCGGCCCACGCGAGCGCGGCTGACGTCCTTGTCGTCTTCGAATGCTTCATGGCAGGGGTCATGGGTATTGTGCTTCGCATCATCGTTGTTTCCTCTTTGAGCTTGGTCGCTACCAGCTGCGGCCCGCGCCGCCTCCGCCGAAGCCTCCGCCTCCCCCGCCAAAACCACCGCCGAAACCGCCGCCTCCTCCGAACCCTCCACCGAATCCGCCACCCATCGGTCCGCCGAATCCGCCTCCCCAGAAGATCGGATGATAACGGCGACGCCGCCCGCCGAAGACGGTCCTCGACAGGAACATCCATACGAACAGGATCAGCAGAAGCGTGCCGAGCGAGAATCCCTGGCGCGGGCGCGATGACGGCGGCGCGGCTTCGCCGCCGTATTCGGTCTTCAGGATGCGTGCGATCTCGGTCATTCCGGCACGAATCCCGCGCGCATAGTCGCCGCTTCGAAAACCCGGAATCACGAAGCGATCGAGAATCGCACCCAGTCGTCCGTCCGGCAGCACGCCTTCGAGGCCGTAGCCGGTAAAGAATCGCGCCCGGTGATCGTCGACCGCGACCAGCAGCAGCAGGCCGTCGTCCTTTTCGGCGCTGCCGAGCTTCCAGGCCTTGAGCACCTTCATTCCATACGTGAACTCGTCGAGCGGCGCGGTGGTGCGAACGGTCAGCACGGCGATCTCGGCGCTGGTCGCCTGCTTGACGTCGTACGCGAGGCTTTCGAGCACGCGCTCGTCGTCGGAATCGAGAATCTCCGCGACATCGACGACCGGACCCGCGAGCGGCGGAATGCCGGGCTCACGCAACGGCGCGGTCTGCGCGGATGGCGATGCTGACGGTGTCGGTGCCGGCGGTGTCGGTGCGGATGGTATCGGCGCGGATGGCGACGAAGACGGCGGCGGCGCGGCGCCAGGGCGCGAGCTCTCGCGCGGCACCGTCTCGACCGGAATCGCGGCAAAGAGCGCAGGCGAAGCCGTGACGACGGTGGCCGCAAGCACTGCGCCCGCGAAGATGCTGCGGGTTCTCATGGCCGCGTAATCCTGTCCGCGGCACGCGCGAGCTCGGTGAGCTCGGACAGATAGCGATGGAAAAGAGGCTCGATGTCAGCGGCCGGCGGAGGCTTGCCCTGTTCGCGCGCCGCCTGGATCGTGCGGAACGTTTCGAGCGAAATGCCGAGGGCGCGTTCGACCTCGCGGGTGTTCACCGCAGCGACAGCCGTGCGTTCGCGTCCGGCAAGCATGAGCAGCCCGCGCATGATTGCCTCGAATCCCGAGCTGCTGTCGAGCATCAGGATCTGCAGGCCGCGCTTGTCGGAAGCTTCCGCCAGGAACGCCTGGCGAAGATGCAGGACCTTGCCTTTGAGTTGCTGCTCGACTTCGAGGCGAAGGTGATCATGGTCGATCGCAAGGCCGTCGAGCGGATTGCTGCCGCCCCACAGCAGCTCGCACGAATCCATCAGCGTCAGGATTTCGAGCGGAAAGACGTCGCACGACGTGGCCAGGTACTCGTCGTCGAGAAGCAACGGCAGCGCAACTCCTTTGCGCCGCTGCGTTACTCCGGCGACCTGGCGAAGCAGCGGCGTGGTGATGCGGCTCACGATCATCACCGTCGATACCGAGTCGGTACGGATTCCGGTGTCGCACTGTACGAGGACGGCGCGCAGGTCCGCACCGAGCGCCGAGGCGCAGTCCGTGGCGAAACGAAGCGCCTTTTCACGGTTGGTGTCCTGACCCACTGAACATCAGTTTAATGCCGTAACGGGCCGGGTCGAGCCCGCTGGCCACCGGCGAGGCACAAAGAGATGGTCGAAGCGGAGATATTCGGCGGATGAGGCCGCCTCGCATATCTCGCGGTGCCGCATTTCTGCCCCGGACCGCGACGCAGGCATTGACGGGTCAATCTCCGGCAACGTAGGATCCCGCGCGCGCAACGGAACACTCGCGGCGGGTCGCGCGCTGCCGCACAACATCACCGAAGCTCCCGTGCTCGGATCTGGAGGGACCATGGCACACGATCGTGAACGACGAATGCTTCTGGCCGGTATCGGCGCAGCGGGCGCACTGGCCATCGCGCGAACGGCTCGAGCCGCGGGTTGCGGCGACGCGGGGCCGCTCGGTCCAACGGGACCGACCATGCGCGATCTCTCCAGCAAGATCGCACCGGACGAAGAGGCCGTCGGCGAAGCACGCAAGGCGATCACGGGCTGCCCGTCCACGGTGACTGCGCAGTTTTCGATCACCGAAGAAGGCGTCTACTACATGACCGGCAACATCGACGGTGAATCGGGGAAAGC
The window above is part of the Candidatus Limnocylindrales bacterium genome. Proteins encoded here:
- a CDS encoding SRPBCC family protein, which translates into the protein MTTTNTDRQLVLTRVIDATPEKIFRCWTTPELLQKWFAPKPWTTPVAELDVRAGGASNIVMRSPEGADYPAPGIYLEVVPNRKLVFTDAFSAGWIPAGEPFMTAEITLEPTADGKTVYTATARHWTSEACERHIKMGFHEGWGQCTTQLEELAKSI
- a CDS encoding YciI family protein → MLYAVLCYNSEEMVCAWTKEEDDAVMAKLSVVHDKWDKAGKLKPSIRLLPTSAATTLHKTRDLVVDGPYAETKEQLLGFYIVDVSGLEEGLAFARELAAANPGGAYELRPIRLYLPGNAVEAVYSR
- a CDS encoding LemA family protein — its product is MKHSKTTRTSAALAWAGTIFGWIALLTLPGCGYNTLVRQNEAVDSAWSEVQNQLQRRNDLIPNLVNTVKGFAQQEKDVLIKVTEARSRVAGAGNPAEAMAASNELSSALSRLLVVVEKYPELKSDQNFLRLQDELAGTENRLAVARMRYNEAAQTYNTTAKSFPTNLLGRLFGFGPRPYFEAPESAKAVPEVKF
- a CDS encoding Uma2 family endonuclease, with the protein product MSESPESSAYTAQRYFALAEEGLLSPDERVELLEGLIVAMAPQSPAHAAAVWRTTHALERCVSQGAIVRAQCSFIASEFSVPEPDVCIVEGSIEDYERVHPSRALLIVEIASSSLAPDRLTKSRIYAAAAIPQYWIVNLRDGVVESYTDPDPPARVYKRTVVHRRDETIRVVALPECSVRVEDLFPRERPASSD
- a CDS encoding TPM domain-containing protein, with amino-acid sequence MREPGIPPLAGPVVDVAEILDSDDERVLESLAYDVKQATSAEIAVLTVRTTAPLDEFTYGMKVLKAWKLGSAEKDDGLLLLVAVDDHRARFFTGYGLEGVLPDGRLGAILDRFVIPGFRSGDYARGIRAGMTEIARILKTEYGGEAAPPSSRPRQGFSLGTLLLILFVWMFLSRTVFGGRRRRYHPIFWGGGFGGPMGGGFGGGFGGGGGFGGGFGGGGGGFGGGGAGRSW
- a CDS encoding RNA polymerase sigma factor, whose protein sequence is MTDPAWIEAALVSARPQAVAALLRYFRDLDSAEEAFQEASLRALKHWPVNGPPRDATAWLIMVGRNAALDAVKRRARNAPLPDETLLPDPEEIDLAERLDESGYRDDILRLLFVCCHPDLPSTQQIALALRIVSGLSVKQLARAFLVSEDAMEQRITRAKARIAGAGVPFETPGAAERVERLAAVLAMIYLVFNEGYSAGPGDDARAQLADEAIRLGRLLLRMFSSEPEVMGLLALMLLHHSRSIARFDANGEVILLEDQDRNLWRSAMIQEGLALVDKAIRHRSPGPYQVQAAIGGLHARARTFEETDWNSIERLYEALERMQPSPVVTLNRAVVVSRIRGPQAALDLIDPLEARLSGYFHFHGARGALLLKLGRRKEAHQAFDRAISLANTPAEAAHIRMHIDRLTTDPADADNGE